The Mauremys mutica isolate MM-2020 ecotype Southern chromosome 1, ASM2049712v1, whole genome shotgun sequence genome has a segment encoding these proteins:
- the LOC123351904 gene encoding olfactory receptor 52R1-like: MSDSNTTDFTNPSTFILMGIPGLEVAHVWISIPFSAMYAVAILGNFTILFIVRIEPSLHGPMYYFLCMLAVSDLVLSTSILPKTLSIFWFNSREIDFSACLTQMYFIHCFLTVESGIFVAMALDRYVAICDPLRHSTILTNPVVAKIGLAVVLRGCVFVLPTPFLARRWAYCRTSIIPHTYCEHIAVVKLACNDTRVSSYYGLSVVFFVTGLDMLFIAVSYTQILKAIFSLPTKDTRLKTLGTCSSHLCVILAFYIPGLFSFLTQRFGHNVPLHFHVLMANMYLLVPPMLNPIIYGVRTRQIRDRLLRLFTYKGT; the protein is encoded by the coding sequence atgtcagattccaacacaactgacttcacaaacccctccaccttcatcctgatgggcattcctggcctggaggtggcccacgtctggatctccatccccttctctgCCATGTACGCtgtagccatcttggggaacttcaccatcctatTCATTGTGAGGATAGAAccgagcctccatgggcccatgtactatttcctctgcatgctggctgttTCTGACTTGGTCCTGTCTACATCCATCCTGCCCAAGACACtaagcatcttctggttcaattccagggagatcgatttcagtgcctgcctcacccagatgtacttcattcactgcttcttaACGGTGGAGTCTGGGATCTTCGTGGCCATGGCTttggatcgctacgtggccatctgtgaCCCCCTGAGACATTCTaccatcctgacaaaccctgTGGTGGCCAAGATTGGCCTGGCAGTGGTGCTGCGTGGTTGTGTGTTCGTactgcccactcccttcctggcAAGGCGGTGGGCGTATTGCAGAACGAGCATCATCCCCCACACGTACTGTGAGCACATcgccgtggtgaagctggcctgcaaCGATACCCGTGTCAGTAGTTACTACGGCCTCTCTGTGGTATTCTTTGTGACTGGTCTGGATATGCTTTTTATCGCTGTGTCCTACACCCAGATCCTCaaggccatcttcagcctccccacaaaggacacCCGGCTTAAGACTTtggggacctgcagctcccacctctgtgtcatcttagccttttacatcccaggtctcttctccttcctcactcagcggtttggccacaatgtgccCCTACATTTCCATGTTCTCATGGCCAACATGTACCTCCTTGTgccccccatgctaaaccccattATCTATGGAGTGAGGACCAgacagatccgggacaggctgctccggctGTTTACTTATAAAGGGACCTAA